In Megalopta genalis isolate 19385.01 chromosome 7, iyMegGena1_principal, whole genome shotgun sequence, a single window of DNA contains:
- the Ndae1 gene encoding na[+]-driven anion exchanger 1 isoform X14, whose product MSRENFESGDDDASPWMQPGIGGGGGAAHAGGTGDDEAPKDPGVRITHQSYTEKDYEGHRAHTVYVGVHVPGERRHRRHHKHHHSQRQSYNADKENVDERPRQLLMTRRSRLSSFCDPDGEMIFTPPAQRVQFILGEEVGDDAHESHPLFSEMEELVRDGDEMEWKETARWIKFEEDVEEGGNRWSKPHVATLSLHALFELRSLLLNGTVMLDMEAVSLEQIADLVLDNMINKGSLPIETREKVREALLVRHRHQHERRKDNNMSRLPIIRSLAEIGRNHSSSKSQEPTTTNGMDRSPSSVSISRNHSSSALENGDGNHRGNTHFMRKIPAGAEASNILVGEVDFLDKTLSAFIRLSQAGIMGDLTEVPVPTRFIFVLLGPTGGISGFHEIGRAMATLMSDEVFHDVAYKAKNRNHLLAGIDEFLDAVTVLPPGEWDPAIRIEPPAAIPSQEVRKRPKEEKPKEDMDEEGDEQKLREESGLSRSGRLFGGLVNDIKRKAPFYLSDFKDALAIQCVASFIFLYFACLSPIITFGGLLGEATGKNMAAMESLVSGFVCGIGYGLFSGQPLTILGSTGPVLVFETIVFDFCKINDWNYMSFRFWIGSWITLILVILVAIDASALVCYITRFTEENFATLIAFIFIYKAIENVSSIGKKYPINTYANDQFDFECWCKPPNGTLPSSYENVNWTALDQKACQSYNGTLMGCNLPHYIPDVFLMSIILFMGTFLLSVALKDFKNALFFPSKVRQVVSDFAVIIAIFSMSTLDHVVNIPTPKLEVPAEFKPTLHNRGWVIWPFQHNPWWSAIVACLPALLGTILIFMDQQITAVIVNRKENKLKARCGYHLDLFILAILIEICSVMGLPWFVAATVLSINHVNSLKLESECAAPGEKPHFLGVREQRATHILIFLMIGCSVLLTPMLSHIPMPVLFGVFLYMGVASLKGLQFFDRILIMLMPVKYQPDYMFLRQVPLKRVHLFTVIQLTCLACLWIIKSFSSTSILFPLMLVVMIGIRKSLDLLFTQRELKILDDVMPEPHRKHADDLRQLESGEEQNESTGYGTTPSNIQISLANGNVMKIPMTSINISEEVNRTGIWQQVNEGNEKPKQNKLINAGKQKKHSKKDSSLMADETTRLTTMTEEDEDDSGISIKVDLIRSKESISPLTVNGTTSAETSV is encoded by the exons ATGAGCCGCGAGAACTTCGAGTCGGGCGACGACGACGCGTC accgtggATGCAGCCGGGTATTGGAGGCGGAGGTGGCGCGGCCCACGCAGGTGGGACAGGTGACGACGAGGCTCCGAAAGATCCCGGTGTTCGGATCACCCATCAGTCTTACACCGAGAAAGATTACGAAG GTCACAGGGCACACACCGTCTACGTGGGCGTCCATGTGCCCGGAGAGAGGAGACACCGTCGTCACCACAAGCATCATCATTCCCAGCGACAGTCGTACAACGCCGATAAGGAGAATGTCGACGAGAGGCCCA GACAATTGCTGATGACTCGAAGGAGTCGACTATCTAGCTTCTGCGATCCCGACGGCGAGATGATAT TCACACCGCCGGCCCAGAGGGTGCAGTTCATCTTGGGCGAAGAGGTCGGGGACGATGCGCACGAGTCCCACCCGCTTTTCTCCGAGATGGAGGAGCTCGTCAGGGACGGCGACGAGATGGAGTGGAAGGAAACGGCAAG ATGGATCAAGTTCGAGGAGGACGTGGAGGAGGGCGGAAATAGATGGAGCAAACCTCACGTAGCCACCCTCTCCTTGCACGCCCTGTTCGAGCTGAGGAGCCTTCTGCTGAACGGCACCGTGATGCTGGACATGGAGGCCGTCAGCCTCGAGCAAATTGCCGACCTGGTCCTcgacaacatgatcaacaagggATCGCTGCCGATCGAGACGCGAGAGAAG GTGAGAGAAGCTCTGCTAGTGAGACACCGGCATCAGCACGAGAGACGTAAAGACAACAACATGTCCAGACTGCCAATCATCAGATCGTTGGCCGAGATCGGACGCAACCACTCCTCGTCGAAGA GCCAAGAACCGACGACCACCAACGGGATGGACCGGAGTCCCAGCAGCGTGTCCATCAGCAGGAATCATAGTTCGTCCGCTTTGGAGAACGGCGATGGAAACCACAGG GGGAACACGCACTTCATGCGGAAGATACCGGCGGGGGCGGAGGCCAGCAACATCCTCGTCGGCGAGGTCGATTTTTTAGACAAAACCTTGTCAGCGTTCATCCGGCTGAGCCAGGCCGGGATAATGGGCGATTTGACGGAGGTTCCGGTGCCGACCCGGTTCATATTCGTTCTGCTGGGGCCAACG GGAGGAATCTCCGGTTTCCACGAGATCGGCCGTGCAATGGCCACGCTGATGTCGGACGAGGTGTTCCACGACGTGGCGTACAAGGCGAAGAACAGGAACCATCTTCTGGCTGGTATCGATGAGTTCCTGGACGCTGTCACGGTCCTCCCGCCCGGCGAGTGGGATCCCGCCATCAGGATAGAACCTCCTGCTGCCATTCCTTCGCAG GAGGTGAGAAAGCGACCGAAAGAGGAGAAGCCGAAGGAGGACATGGACGAGGAGGGGGACGAGCAGAAGCTGAGGGAGGAGTCAGGCCTATCGAGGAGCGGAAGACTGTTTGGCGGTCTGGTGAACGATATCAAGAGGAAAGCGCCGTTCTACCTGTCCGATTTCAAGGACGCCCTAGCCATCCAATGCGTAGCGTCCTTCATTTTTCTATACTTCGCCTGTCTTTCCCCCATAATCACGTTCGGAGGGTTGCTGGGAGAAGCAACTGGGAAGAACATGGCCGCCATGGAGTCGCTGGTGTCCGGTTTCGTTTGCGGCATCGGGTACGGCCTGTTCTCCGGACAGCCGTTGACTATTCTAGGCTCCACCGGGCCGGTTCTGGTCTTCGAGACCATCGTCTTCGACTTCTGCAA GATAAACGACTGGAACTACATGTCCTTCCGCTTCTGGATCGGCTCGTGGATCACGCTGATCCTGGTGATTCTGGTCGCGATCGACGCCAGCGCCCTGGTCTGCTACATCACGCGGTTCACCGAGGAGAACTTCGCCACCCTGATCGCCTTCATCTTCATCTACAAG GCGATCGAGAACGTGTCGTCGATCGGTAAGAAGTATCCTATCAACACCTACGCGAACGATCAGTTCGACTTCGAGTGTTGGTGCAAACCGCCGAATGGTACGCTGCCGTCCAGCTACGAGAACGTCAATTGGACGGCGCTGGACCAGAAAGCGTGCCAG AGCTATAACGGTACCTTGATGGGTTGCAATCTACCGCACTACATACCCGATGTGTTCCTCATGTCAATTATACTGTTCATGGGCACCTTTTTATTATCCGTCGCGCTTAAAGACTTTAAGAACGCTCTCTTCTTCCCATCGAAG GTCAGGCAGGTGGTCAGCGATTTCGCGGTGATCATCGCGATCTTCTCGATGAGCACGCTCGATCACGTCGTGAACATACCGACACCGAAGCTGGAAGTGCCGGCGGAGTTCAAGCCGACGTTGCACAATCGGGGTTGGGTTATCTGGCCTTTTCAACATAATCCGTGGTGGAGCGCCATCGTCGCGTGCCTGCCAGCTCTCCTAGGCACTATACTGATCTTCATGGACCAACAGATCACCGCCGTGATCGTCAACAGGAAGGAGAACAAGCTGAAGGCAA GGTGCGGCTACCATCTGGACCTGTTCATCCTCGCGATTCTGATCGAGATCTGCTCGGTGATGGGACTGCCGTGGTTCGTGGCAGCGACGGTGCTCTCGATCAATCACGTGAATTCCCTCAAACTGGAGTCCGAGTGCGCCGCACCGGGAGAGAAACCGCACTTCCTCGGGGTCCGCGAGCAGCGAGCCACCCACATTCTCATCTTCCTGATGATCGGCTGCTCTGTCCTGCTAACGCCGATGCTGAGCCACATTCCCATGCCGGTCTTGTTCGGTGTTTTCCTCTACATGGGCGTCGCCTCTCTGAAAGGCCTCCAGTTCTTCGACAGAATCCTCATCATGCTTATGCCGGTGAAATATCAGCCCGACTACATGTTCCTCCGACAG GTACCATTGAAACGCGTGCACCTGTTCACGGTGATACAGCTAACCTGTCTGGCCTGTCTCTGGATCATCAAGTCCTTCAGCAGCACCTCCATCTTGTTCCCTCTGATG CTGGTGGTGATGATCGGCATCCGCAAATCGTTGGACCTGCTTTTCACACAGCGCGAGCTGAAGATCCTGGACGACGTGATGCCGGAACCGCACAGAAAGCACGCGGACGATCTTCGCCAGCTCGAGAGTGGCGAG GAGCAGAACGAGTCGACGGGTTACGGGACGACTCCGAGCAACATACAGATCTCTTTGGCGAACGGGAACGTCATGAAGATCCCCATGACGAGCATCAATATCAGCGAGGAGGTGAACAGGACCGGGATTTGGCAACAGGTGAACGAAGGGAACGAGAAGCCGAAGCAGAACAAGCTGATCAA
- the Ndae1 gene encoding na[+]-driven anion exchanger 1 isoform X10 — translation MSRENFESGDDDASPWMQPGIGGGGGAAHAGGTGDDEAPKDPGVRITHQSYTEKDYEGHRAHTVYVGVHVPGERRHRRHHKHHHSQRQSYNADKENVDERPRQLLMTRRSRLSSFCDPDGEMIFTPPAQRVQFILGEEVGDDAHESHPLFSEMEELVRDGDEMEWKETARWIKFEEDVEEGGNRWSKPHVATLSLHALFELRSLLLNGTVMLDMEAVSLEQIADLVLDNMINKGSLPIETREKVREALLVRHRHQHERRKDNNMSRLPIIRSLAEIGRNHSSSKTEFAVPHVVGFTTWFAMCQLKVEESNSAPAIAGATSHGSGATLNPGSRFLAIPGQEPTTTNGMDRSPSSVSISRNHSSSALENGDGNHRGNTHFMRKIPAGAEASNILVGEVDFLDKTLSAFIRLSQAGIMGDLTEVPVPTRFIFVLLGPTGGISGFHEIGRAMATLMSDEVFHDVAYKAKNRNHLLAGIDEFLDAVTVLPPGEWDPAIRIEPPAAIPSQEVRKRPKEEKPKEDMDEEGDEQKLREESGLSRSGRLFGGLVNDIKRKAPFYLSDFKDALAIQCVASFIFLYFACLSPIITFGGLLGEATGKNMAAMESLVSGFVCGIGYGLFSGQPLTILGSTGPVLVFETIVFDFCKINDWNYMSFRFWIGSWITLILVILVAIDASALVCYITRFTEENFATLIAFIFIYKAIENVSSIGKKYPINTYANDQFDFECWCKPPNGTLPSSYENVNWTALDQKACQSYNGTLMGCNLPHYIPDVFLMSIILFMGTFLLSVALKDFKNALFFPSKVRQVVSDFAVIIAIFSMSTLDHVVNIPTPKLEVPAEFKPTLHNRGWVIWPFQHNPWWSAIVACLPALLGTILIFMDQQITAVIVNRKENKLKARCGYHLDLFILAILIEICSVMGLPWFVAATVLSINHVNSLKLESECAAPGEKPHFLGVREQRATHILIFLMIGCSVLLTPMLSHIPMPVLFGVFLYMGVASLKGLQFFDRILIMLMPVKYQPDYMFLRQVPLKRVHLFTVIQLTCLACLWIIKSFSSTSILFPLMLVVMIGIRKSLDLLFTQRELKILDDVMPEPHRKHADDLRQLESGEEQNESTGYGTTPSNIQISLANGNVMKIPMTSINISEEVNRTGIWQQVNEGNEKPKQNKLINAGKQKKHSKKDSSLMADETTRLTTMTEEDEDDSGISIKVDLIRSKESISPLTVNGTTSAETSV, via the exons ATGAGCCGCGAGAACTTCGAGTCGGGCGACGACGACGCGTC accgtggATGCAGCCGGGTATTGGAGGCGGAGGTGGCGCGGCCCACGCAGGTGGGACAGGTGACGACGAGGCTCCGAAAGATCCCGGTGTTCGGATCACCCATCAGTCTTACACCGAGAAAGATTACGAAG GTCACAGGGCACACACCGTCTACGTGGGCGTCCATGTGCCCGGAGAGAGGAGACACCGTCGTCACCACAAGCATCATCATTCCCAGCGACAGTCGTACAACGCCGATAAGGAGAATGTCGACGAGAGGCCCA GACAATTGCTGATGACTCGAAGGAGTCGACTATCTAGCTTCTGCGATCCCGACGGCGAGATGATAT TCACACCGCCGGCCCAGAGGGTGCAGTTCATCTTGGGCGAAGAGGTCGGGGACGATGCGCACGAGTCCCACCCGCTTTTCTCCGAGATGGAGGAGCTCGTCAGGGACGGCGACGAGATGGAGTGGAAGGAAACGGCAAG ATGGATCAAGTTCGAGGAGGACGTGGAGGAGGGCGGAAATAGATGGAGCAAACCTCACGTAGCCACCCTCTCCTTGCACGCCCTGTTCGAGCTGAGGAGCCTTCTGCTGAACGGCACCGTGATGCTGGACATGGAGGCCGTCAGCCTCGAGCAAATTGCCGACCTGGTCCTcgacaacatgatcaacaagggATCGCTGCCGATCGAGACGCGAGAGAAG GTGAGAGAAGCTCTGCTAGTGAGACACCGGCATCAGCACGAGAGACGTAAAGACAACAACATGTCCAGACTGCCAATCATCAGATCGTTGGCCGAGATCGGACGCAACCACTCCTCGTCGAAGA CCGAATTCGCTGTTCCGCACGTGGTCGGATTCACGACGTGGTTCGCGATGTGCCAGCTAAAAG TGGAGGAATCGAATTCCGCACCGGCGATCGCCGGCGCAACAAGTCACGGCAGTGGGGCAACGCTGAATCCCGGTAGCCGCTTCCTTGCAATACCCG GCCAAGAACCGACGACCACCAACGGGATGGACCGGAGTCCCAGCAGCGTGTCCATCAGCAGGAATCATAGTTCGTCCGCTTTGGAGAACGGCGATGGAAACCACAGG GGGAACACGCACTTCATGCGGAAGATACCGGCGGGGGCGGAGGCCAGCAACATCCTCGTCGGCGAGGTCGATTTTTTAGACAAAACCTTGTCAGCGTTCATCCGGCTGAGCCAGGCCGGGATAATGGGCGATTTGACGGAGGTTCCGGTGCCGACCCGGTTCATATTCGTTCTGCTGGGGCCAACG GGAGGAATCTCCGGTTTCCACGAGATCGGCCGTGCAATGGCCACGCTGATGTCGGACGAGGTGTTCCACGACGTGGCGTACAAGGCGAAGAACAGGAACCATCTTCTGGCTGGTATCGATGAGTTCCTGGACGCTGTCACGGTCCTCCCGCCCGGCGAGTGGGATCCCGCCATCAGGATAGAACCTCCTGCTGCCATTCCTTCGCAG GAGGTGAGAAAGCGACCGAAAGAGGAGAAGCCGAAGGAGGACATGGACGAGGAGGGGGACGAGCAGAAGCTGAGGGAGGAGTCAGGCCTATCGAGGAGCGGAAGACTGTTTGGCGGTCTGGTGAACGATATCAAGAGGAAAGCGCCGTTCTACCTGTCCGATTTCAAGGACGCCCTAGCCATCCAATGCGTAGCGTCCTTCATTTTTCTATACTTCGCCTGTCTTTCCCCCATAATCACGTTCGGAGGGTTGCTGGGAGAAGCAACTGGGAAGAACATGGCCGCCATGGAGTCGCTGGTGTCCGGTTTCGTTTGCGGCATCGGGTACGGCCTGTTCTCCGGACAGCCGTTGACTATTCTAGGCTCCACCGGGCCGGTTCTGGTCTTCGAGACCATCGTCTTCGACTTCTGCAA GATAAACGACTGGAACTACATGTCCTTCCGCTTCTGGATCGGCTCGTGGATCACGCTGATCCTGGTGATTCTGGTCGCGATCGACGCCAGCGCCCTGGTCTGCTACATCACGCGGTTCACCGAGGAGAACTTCGCCACCCTGATCGCCTTCATCTTCATCTACAAG GCGATCGAGAACGTGTCGTCGATCGGTAAGAAGTATCCTATCAACACCTACGCGAACGATCAGTTCGACTTCGAGTGTTGGTGCAAACCGCCGAATGGTACGCTGCCGTCCAGCTACGAGAACGTCAATTGGACGGCGCTGGACCAGAAAGCGTGCCAG AGCTATAACGGTACCTTGATGGGTTGCAATCTACCGCACTACATACCCGATGTGTTCCTCATGTCAATTATACTGTTCATGGGCACCTTTTTATTATCCGTCGCGCTTAAAGACTTTAAGAACGCTCTCTTCTTCCCATCGAAG GTCAGGCAGGTGGTCAGCGATTTCGCGGTGATCATCGCGATCTTCTCGATGAGCACGCTCGATCACGTCGTGAACATACCGACACCGAAGCTGGAAGTGCCGGCGGAGTTCAAGCCGACGTTGCACAATCGGGGTTGGGTTATCTGGCCTTTTCAACATAATCCGTGGTGGAGCGCCATCGTCGCGTGCCTGCCAGCTCTCCTAGGCACTATACTGATCTTCATGGACCAACAGATCACCGCCGTGATCGTCAACAGGAAGGAGAACAAGCTGAAGGCAA GGTGCGGCTACCATCTGGACCTGTTCATCCTCGCGATTCTGATCGAGATCTGCTCGGTGATGGGACTGCCGTGGTTCGTGGCAGCGACGGTGCTCTCGATCAATCACGTGAATTCCCTCAAACTGGAGTCCGAGTGCGCCGCACCGGGAGAGAAACCGCACTTCCTCGGGGTCCGCGAGCAGCGAGCCACCCACATTCTCATCTTCCTGATGATCGGCTGCTCTGTCCTGCTAACGCCGATGCTGAGCCACATTCCCATGCCGGTCTTGTTCGGTGTTTTCCTCTACATGGGCGTCGCCTCTCTGAAAGGCCTCCAGTTCTTCGACAGAATCCTCATCATGCTTATGCCGGTGAAATATCAGCCCGACTACATGTTCCTCCGACAG GTACCATTGAAACGCGTGCACCTGTTCACGGTGATACAGCTAACCTGTCTGGCCTGTCTCTGGATCATCAAGTCCTTCAGCAGCACCTCCATCTTGTTCCCTCTGATG CTGGTGGTGATGATCGGCATCCGCAAATCGTTGGACCTGCTTTTCACACAGCGCGAGCTGAAGATCCTGGACGACGTGATGCCGGAACCGCACAGAAAGCACGCGGACGATCTTCGCCAGCTCGAGAGTGGCGAG GAGCAGAACGAGTCGACGGGTTACGGGACGACTCCGAGCAACATACAGATCTCTTTGGCGAACGGGAACGTCATGAAGATCCCCATGACGAGCATCAATATCAGCGAGGAGGTGAACAGGACCGGGATTTGGCAACAGGTGAACGAAGGGAACGAGAAGCCGAAGCAGAACAAGCTGATCAA
- the Ndae1 gene encoding na[+]-driven anion exchanger 1 isoform X5, whose product MSRENFESGDDDASPWMQPGIGGGGGAAHAGGTGDDEAPKDPGVRITHQSYTEKDYEGHRAHTVYVGVHVPGERRHRRHHKHHHSQRQSYNADKENVDERPRQLLMTRRSRLSSFCDPDGEMIFTPPAQRVQFILGEEVGDDAHESHPLFSEMEELVRDGDEMEWKETARWIKFEEDVEEGGNRWSKPHVATLSLHALFELRSLLLNGTVMLDMEAVSLEQIADLVLDNMINKGSLPIETREKVREALLVRHRHQHERRKDNNMSRLPIIRSLAEIGRNHSSSKNLQERRDAGDAYAPSVARSSSCPNSNTALLSKEAKDLKGPYLLVPVEESNSAPAIAGATSHGSGATLNPGSRFLAIPGNPGQEPTTTNGMDRSPSSVSISRNHSSSALENGDGNHRGNTHFMRKIPAGAEASNILVGEVDFLDKTLSAFIRLSQAGIMGDLTEVPVPTRFIFVLLGPTGGISGFHEIGRAMATLMSDEVFHDVAYKAKNRNHLLAGIDEFLDAVTVLPPGEWDPAIRIEPPAAIPSQEVRKRPKEEKPKEDMDEEGDEQKLREESGLSRSGRLFGGLVNDIKRKAPFYLSDFKDALAIQCVASFIFLYFACLSPIITFGGLLGEATGKNMAAMESLVSGFVCGIGYGLFSGQPLTILGSTGPVLVFETIVFDFCKINDWNYMSFRFWIGSWITLILVILVAIDASALVCYITRFTEENFATLIAFIFIYKAIENVSSIGKKYPINTYANDQFDFECWCKPPNGTLPSSYENVNWTALDQKACQSYNGTLMGCNLPHYIPDVFLMSIILFMGTFLLSVALKDFKNALFFPSKVRQVVSDFAVIIAIFSMSTLDHVVNIPTPKLEVPAEFKPTLHNRGWVIWPFQHNPWWSAIVACLPALLGTILIFMDQQITAVIVNRKENKLKARCGYHLDLFILAILIEICSVMGLPWFVAATVLSINHVNSLKLESECAAPGEKPHFLGVREQRATHILIFLMIGCSVLLTPMLSHIPMPVLFGVFLYMGVASLKGLQFFDRILIMLMPVKYQPDYMFLRQVPLKRVHLFTVIQLTCLACLWIIKSFSSTSILFPLMLVVMIGIRKSLDLLFTQRELKILDDVMPEPHRKHADDLRQLESGEEQNESTGYGTTPSNIQISLANGNVMKIPMTSINISEEVNRTGIWQQVNEGNEKPKQNKLINAGKQKKHSKKDSSLMADETTRLTTMTEEDEDDSGISIKVDLIRSKESISPLTVNGTTSAETSV is encoded by the exons ATGAGCCGCGAGAACTTCGAGTCGGGCGACGACGACGCGTC accgtggATGCAGCCGGGTATTGGAGGCGGAGGTGGCGCGGCCCACGCAGGTGGGACAGGTGACGACGAGGCTCCGAAAGATCCCGGTGTTCGGATCACCCATCAGTCTTACACCGAGAAAGATTACGAAG GTCACAGGGCACACACCGTCTACGTGGGCGTCCATGTGCCCGGAGAGAGGAGACACCGTCGTCACCACAAGCATCATCATTCCCAGCGACAGTCGTACAACGCCGATAAGGAGAATGTCGACGAGAGGCCCA GACAATTGCTGATGACTCGAAGGAGTCGACTATCTAGCTTCTGCGATCCCGACGGCGAGATGATAT TCACACCGCCGGCCCAGAGGGTGCAGTTCATCTTGGGCGAAGAGGTCGGGGACGATGCGCACGAGTCCCACCCGCTTTTCTCCGAGATGGAGGAGCTCGTCAGGGACGGCGACGAGATGGAGTGGAAGGAAACGGCAAG ATGGATCAAGTTCGAGGAGGACGTGGAGGAGGGCGGAAATAGATGGAGCAAACCTCACGTAGCCACCCTCTCCTTGCACGCCCTGTTCGAGCTGAGGAGCCTTCTGCTGAACGGCACCGTGATGCTGGACATGGAGGCCGTCAGCCTCGAGCAAATTGCCGACCTGGTCCTcgacaacatgatcaacaagggATCGCTGCCGATCGAGACGCGAGAGAAG GTGAGAGAAGCTCTGCTAGTGAGACACCGGCATCAGCACGAGAGACGTAAAGACAACAACATGTCCAGACTGCCAATCATCAGATCGTTGGCCGAGATCGGACGCAACCACTCCTCGTCGAAGA ATTTACAGGAGCGTCGTGACGCTGGGGACGCGTACGCGCCCTCGGTAGCTCGCAGCAGCAGTTGCCCTAATTCGAACACAGCTCTGCTGTCGAAAGAGGCGAAAGATCTGAAAGGACCGTACCTGCTGGTTCCAG TGGAGGAATCGAATTCCGCACCGGCGATCGCCGGCGCAACAAGTCACGGCAGTGGGGCAACGCTGAATCCCGGTAGCCGCTTCCTTGCAATACCCGGTAATCCCG GCCAAGAACCGACGACCACCAACGGGATGGACCGGAGTCCCAGCAGCGTGTCCATCAGCAGGAATCATAGTTCGTCCGCTTTGGAGAACGGCGATGGAAACCACAGG GGGAACACGCACTTCATGCGGAAGATACCGGCGGGGGCGGAGGCCAGCAACATCCTCGTCGGCGAGGTCGATTTTTTAGACAAAACCTTGTCAGCGTTCATCCGGCTGAGCCAGGCCGGGATAATGGGCGATTTGACGGAGGTTCCGGTGCCGACCCGGTTCATATTCGTTCTGCTGGGGCCAACG GGAGGAATCTCCGGTTTCCACGAGATCGGCCGTGCAATGGCCACGCTGATGTCGGACGAGGTGTTCCACGACGTGGCGTACAAGGCGAAGAACAGGAACCATCTTCTGGCTGGTATCGATGAGTTCCTGGACGCTGTCACGGTCCTCCCGCCCGGCGAGTGGGATCCCGCCATCAGGATAGAACCTCCTGCTGCCATTCCTTCGCAG GAGGTGAGAAAGCGACCGAAAGAGGAGAAGCCGAAGGAGGACATGGACGAGGAGGGGGACGAGCAGAAGCTGAGGGAGGAGTCAGGCCTATCGAGGAGCGGAAGACTGTTTGGCGGTCTGGTGAACGATATCAAGAGGAAAGCGCCGTTCTACCTGTCCGATTTCAAGGACGCCCTAGCCATCCAATGCGTAGCGTCCTTCATTTTTCTATACTTCGCCTGTCTTTCCCCCATAATCACGTTCGGAGGGTTGCTGGGAGAAGCAACTGGGAAGAACATGGCCGCCATGGAGTCGCTGGTGTCCGGTTTCGTTTGCGGCATCGGGTACGGCCTGTTCTCCGGACAGCCGTTGACTATTCTAGGCTCCACCGGGCCGGTTCTGGTCTTCGAGACCATCGTCTTCGACTTCTGCAA GATAAACGACTGGAACTACATGTCCTTCCGCTTCTGGATCGGCTCGTGGATCACGCTGATCCTGGTGATTCTGGTCGCGATCGACGCCAGCGCCCTGGTCTGCTACATCACGCGGTTCACCGAGGAGAACTTCGCCACCCTGATCGCCTTCATCTTCATCTACAAG GCGATCGAGAACGTGTCGTCGATCGGTAAGAAGTATCCTATCAACACCTACGCGAACGATCAGTTCGACTTCGAGTGTTGGTGCAAACCGCCGAATGGTACGCTGCCGTCCAGCTACGAGAACGTCAATTGGACGGCGCTGGACCAGAAAGCGTGCCAG AGCTATAACGGTACCTTGATGGGTTGCAATCTACCGCACTACATACCCGATGTGTTCCTCATGTCAATTATACTGTTCATGGGCACCTTTTTATTATCCGTCGCGCTTAAAGACTTTAAGAACGCTCTCTTCTTCCCATCGAAG GTCAGGCAGGTGGTCAGCGATTTCGCGGTGATCATCGCGATCTTCTCGATGAGCACGCTCGATCACGTCGTGAACATACCGACACCGAAGCTGGAAGTGCCGGCGGAGTTCAAGCCGACGTTGCACAATCGGGGTTGGGTTATCTGGCCTTTTCAACATAATCCGTGGTGGAGCGCCATCGTCGCGTGCCTGCCAGCTCTCCTAGGCACTATACTGATCTTCATGGACCAACAGATCACCGCCGTGATCGTCAACAGGAAGGAGAACAAGCTGAAGGCAA GGTGCGGCTACCATCTGGACCTGTTCATCCTCGCGATTCTGATCGAGATCTGCTCGGTGATGGGACTGCCGTGGTTCGTGGCAGCGACGGTGCTCTCGATCAATCACGTGAATTCCCTCAAACTGGAGTCCGAGTGCGCCGCACCGGGAGAGAAACCGCACTTCCTCGGGGTCCGCGAGCAGCGAGCCACCCACATTCTCATCTTCCTGATGATCGGCTGCTCTGTCCTGCTAACGCCGATGCTGAGCCACATTCCCATGCCGGTCTTGTTCGGTGTTTTCCTCTACATGGGCGTCGCCTCTCTGAAAGGCCTCCAGTTCTTCGACAGAATCCTCATCATGCTTATGCCGGTGAAATATCAGCCCGACTACATGTTCCTCCGACAG GTACCATTGAAACGCGTGCACCTGTTCACGGTGATACAGCTAACCTGTCTGGCCTGTCTCTGGATCATCAAGTCCTTCAGCAGCACCTCCATCTTGTTCCCTCTGATG CTGGTGGTGATGATCGGCATCCGCAAATCGTTGGACCTGCTTTTCACACAGCGCGAGCTGAAGATCCTGGACGACGTGATGCCGGAACCGCACAGAAAGCACGCGGACGATCTTCGCCAGCTCGAGAGTGGCGAG GAGCAGAACGAGTCGACGGGTTACGGGACGACTCCGAGCAACATACAGATCTCTTTGGCGAACGGGAACGTCATGAAGATCCCCATGACGAGCATCAATATCAGCGAGGAGGTGAACAGGACCGGGATTTGGCAACAGGTGAACGAAGGGAACGAGAAGCCGAAGCAGAACAAGCTGATCAA